Proteins found in one Acidobacteriota bacterium genomic segment:
- a CDS encoding gamma carbonic anhydrase family protein, protein MLISYQGKLPVFDETVWIAESAQVIGDVRIGSESSVWFGCVIRGDVEPIRIGHHTNIQDASVLHVTGGRFPLTIGNYVTMGHRVLAHGCTIGDRCLIGMGAILLDGAVIGDESVVAAGAVVPEGMIVPPRTLVAGIPAKIKRHITDQELARIEEGWSHYVELKNEYMTGS, encoded by the coding sequence ATGTTAATCAGCTATCAAGGGAAACTCCCGGTTTTTGACGAAACCGTGTGGATTGCAGAAAGTGCACAGGTGATCGGTGATGTCAGGATTGGTTCAGAATCAAGCGTCTGGTTTGGCTGCGTGATTCGCGGCGACGTGGAACCAATCCGCATCGGCCATCATACCAACATTCAGGATGCTTCGGTGCTCCACGTGACCGGTGGGCGATTTCCGCTCACCATTGGAAACTACGTCACGATGGGGCATCGCGTGCTGGCACATGGGTGCACGATTGGCGACCGGTGCCTGATTGGCATGGGTGCGATTCTTCTGGATGGTGCGGTGATTGGCGACGAATCAGTCGTGGCGGCTGGCGCGGTTGTGCCCGAAGGCATGATTGTCCCGCCACGGACACTGGTGGCGGGGATTCCAGCCAAAATCAAACGCCACATTACCGACCAGGAACTGGCCCGCATCGAAGAAGGCTGGTCGCACTATGTCGAGTTGAAAAATGAATATATGACGGGTTCATAG